The Verrucomicrobiota bacterium JB022 genome contains a region encoding:
- a CDS encoding DUF4212 domain-containing protein, with protein MQDPTHTAAAREVLRSYWQKNIALMSVLLAVWAFVGLGCGVLFADWLNQFKLLGTGYPLGFWFAQQGSIVTFVFLILIYAVAMNRIERKHKAELLALQAQEGGQ; from the coding sequence ATGCAAGACCCCACGCATACCGCCGCCGCGCGGGAGGTGCTCCGTAGCTATTGGCAGAAGAACATTGCCCTCATGTCCGTCCTGTTGGCGGTGTGGGCGTTCGTCGGCCTGGGCTGTGGCGTCCTCTTCGCCGATTGGTTGAATCAATTCAAGCTTTTGGGCACGGGCTATCCGCTCGGCTTCTGGTTTGCCCAGCAAGGCTCTATCGTCACCTTTGTGTTCCTGATCCTGATCTACGCCGTCGCGATGAACCGGATCGAGCGCAAGCACAAGGCCGAGCTGCTGGCCCTGCAGGCGCAGGAGGGCGGTCAATGA
- a CDS encoding S8 family serine peptidase gives MKQRTRSLLGGLTIGVALAPAWAAPRKMAGPGDFVPAFVNGDKAWFQDAMQDYHGPDRQGGDGPQGRVDFALVAMCHEWANFKATHPGQPFASEFRTLPVQGERILVEIACEPGADRAAMEAYLRAEGSEEVEWHGQTATAWLPFQKVGQAAERSEIRFMRPAYRTTFSGLVTTQGDKALRAPQARAQAPGFTGAGIRVGTLSDSFGRASAATSAAVDAANDDLPQGVLVLKDYGGVGSDEGRAMMQIVHDIAPGAEQVFHTAYNGQADFAEGIRRLAEAGCSIIVDDVFYFAEPFFQNGLIAQAVNEVAAQGVLYFSAAGNSGDRGYDAAFAPARSAGVSGGSLHDFNPGGAQDTLLQVTIPVGESVSFVLQWDDPFYSVSGAPGAATDLDLLVLGSGRGQNRILTASLSNNVGGDPVEIVSLSNDGSIDVDGKAGADTVFNLAIELFAGVAPERMKLIYFDQASSVTLDEYTEGGSTLVGHANTTGAIAVGASAYFYTPAYGVTPPRLNSYSSVGGTPLVIADDGTRLAVPLETRQPCITAPDGGNTTFFGQDLSSAYPAETDSYPNFFGTSAAAPHVAAVAALMLEKAGGPGSLIPKEVVDLLQATAWDMGEAGFDLSSGAGLVNAEAALSATPLSYTTWSRLTLGEERLPPGEDTDGDGKPNAVEYLIGTDPLIADAVAPLKLELDATGGGTLTVPLAPEADTSLAIVESSFDLVDWQPLPTMVVGERLEAAIEPAETPVFYRLRVRID, from the coding sequence ATGAAGCAGCGCACGCGTTCCCTTCTCGGCGGCCTCACCATTGGGGTGGCCTTGGCCCCGGCTTGGGCGGCCCCGAGGAAAATGGCCGGGCCTGGCGATTTCGTGCCCGCCTTCGTCAACGGCGACAAGGCGTGGTTTCAGGATGCGATGCAAGACTACCACGGCCCCGATCGGCAGGGGGGCGACGGGCCTCAAGGGCGGGTGGATTTTGCGCTGGTCGCAATGTGCCACGAGTGGGCCAACTTCAAGGCGACCCATCCCGGGCAGCCTTTCGCGAGCGAATTCCGAACCTTGCCCGTGCAGGGCGAGCGCATCCTGGTGGAGATTGCCTGCGAGCCGGGGGCGGACCGTGCCGCGATGGAAGCCTACCTGCGCGCTGAGGGGAGCGAAGAGGTTGAATGGCATGGGCAGACCGCGACCGCCTGGCTGCCTTTCCAGAAGGTAGGGCAGGCGGCCGAACGCTCGGAGATCCGTTTCATGCGTCCGGCTTACCGCACGACGTTCAGCGGCTTGGTCACTACGCAGGGGGATAAGGCGTTGCGCGCGCCGCAGGCAAGAGCGCAGGCTCCCGGCTTTACCGGCGCGGGCATCCGCGTGGGCACGCTTTCGGACAGCTTTGGCCGAGCCAGCGCGGCGACTTCCGCCGCAGTCGATGCGGCCAATGACGACCTGCCACAGGGGGTGCTCGTCTTGAAAGACTACGGTGGCGTGGGCTCCGACGAGGGGCGTGCGATGATGCAGATCGTGCACGACATCGCGCCGGGGGCCGAGCAGGTCTTCCACACCGCCTACAATGGGCAGGCCGATTTCGCCGAAGGTATCCGCCGCCTGGCTGAAGCAGGTTGCTCGATCATCGTCGACGACGTGTTTTACTTTGCCGAACCCTTTTTCCAGAACGGGCTGATCGCCCAAGCGGTGAACGAGGTGGCCGCGCAGGGCGTGCTCTACTTCAGCGCGGCGGGCAATTCCGGCGACAGGGGCTACGACGCGGCCTTCGCGCCTGCACGCTCCGCCGGGGTCAGCGGGGGAAGCCTGCACGATTTCAACCCCGGTGGTGCGCAGGATACCTTGTTGCAGGTTACGATCCCGGTGGGTGAGTCCGTGAGCTTTGTCCTGCAGTGGGACGATCCCTTTTACAGCGTTTCCGGCGCTCCGGGCGCGGCGACCGATCTCGATTTATTGGTCCTGGGCTCCGGTCGGGGCCAAAACCGGATTTTGACGGCCTCCCTCAGCAACAACGTGGGAGGCGACCCGGTCGAAATCGTCAGCTTGAGCAACGACGGGAGCATCGACGTAGACGGGAAGGCAGGGGCCGACACGGTCTTTAACCTCGCGATCGAGCTTTTTGCCGGAGTCGCGCCGGAGCGCATGAAGCTGATCTACTTCGACCAAGCTTCCAGCGTGACCCTCGACGAGTATACGGAAGGGGGCTCGACCTTGGTCGGCCACGCCAACACGACCGGAGCCATCGCGGTGGGCGCGTCGGCCTACTTTTATACGCCCGCCTACGGCGTGACGCCGCCGCGGCTCAACAGTTACTCCTCGGTCGGAGGGACTCCTCTGGTCATTGCCGACGACGGAACCCGTCTGGCGGTGCCGCTGGAGACCCGGCAGCCCTGCATCACGGCCCCAGATGGCGGCAATACCACCTTTTTTGGGCAAGACTTGAGTTCCGCCTACCCGGCGGAGACGGATTCCTATCCCAATTTCTTCGGCACTTCGGCGGCAGCCCCACACGTGGCGGCGGTGGCAGCCCTGATGTTGGAAAAGGCGGGTGGGCCGGGGTCGCTGATACCGAAAGAGGTGGTCGACCTCTTGCAGGCGACGGCGTGGGATATGGGGGAGGCCGGGTTCGACCTGTCCTCGGGTGCGGGGCTCGTCAATGCGGAGGCAGCGTTGTCGGCGACGCCCCTCAGCTACACGACCTGGAGCCGGCTTACGTTGGGTGAAGAGCGTCTGCCGCCGGGGGAGGATACAGACGGCGACGGCAAGCCGAACGCGGTCGAATACCTCATCGGCACGGATCCTTTGATCGCCGACGCCGTTGCGCCGCTTAAACTTGAGCTGGACGCTACCGGCGGAGGTACCTTGACGGTGCCGCTGGCGCCAGAGGCAGATACCAGCCTGGCCATTGTAGAGAGCAGTTTCGACTTGGTTGACTGGCAGCCGCTCCCCACGATGGTGGTCGGGGAGCGCTTGGAGGCGGCAATTGAGCCTGCCGAGACGCCAGTATTTTACCGGTTGCGGGTGCGGATCGACTGA
- a CDS encoding ABC transporter ATP-binding protein, producing MSETKPNEPILRTRKLTRYLGEGPGRQLVLDGLDLDLQPGQTCAVVGPSGCGKSTLLYLLGLLDRPNDGTIHVRGIEMAAAKDEERTAFRNAHIGFVFQFHFLLPEFTALENLLLPMRKLNRWSEDEMRERAKDLLTRFGLGEKVNRYTNQLSGGEQQRVAVARALANEPALILADEPTGNLDTQNSTNVMGLLQEAAHAYGPAILIVTHNLDLAQQCDRLLTMRDGRFEQGTAAVAH from the coding sequence ATGAGCGAAACCAAGCCCAACGAACCGATCTTGCGGACCCGCAAGCTCACCCGCTACCTCGGTGAAGGGCCGGGGCGCCAGCTGGTGCTCGACGGGCTCGACCTCGACCTGCAGCCCGGCCAGACCTGCGCCGTGGTGGGGCCGAGCGGTTGCGGCAAGAGCACGTTGCTCTACCTGCTGGGCCTGCTCGACCGCCCCAACGACGGCACGATCCACGTGCGCGGTATCGAGATGGCGGCGGCCAAGGACGAGGAGCGCACGGCTTTCCGCAACGCGCATATCGGCTTCGTCTTCCAGTTCCACTTCCTCCTGCCGGAGTTTACCGCGCTCGAAAACCTCCTGCTGCCGATGCGTAAGCTGAACCGCTGGAGCGAAGACGAGATGCGGGAGCGCGCGAAGGATTTGCTGACCCGCTTTGGCCTGGGCGAGAAGGTGAACCGCTACACGAATCAGCTATCGGGCGGTGAACAGCAGCGGGTGGCCGTGGCGCGAGCTCTGGCCAACGAGCCCGCCCTGATCCTGGCCGACGAGCCGACGGGCAATCTCGACACGCAGAACTCGACCAACGTGATGGGGTTGTTGCAGGAGGCGGCGCACGCTTACGGCCCGGCCATCCTCATCGTGACGCACAACCTCGACCTCGCCCAGCAGTGCGACCGCCTGTTGACGATGCGCGACGGGCGTTTCGAACAGGGCACGGCCGCCGTGGCGCACTAG
- a CDS encoding ABC transporter permease, translating to MKLNLFIAWRLLWAKKRAMGMSLAGIICGVGFFVLTQAQTSGFEEFFIRTIWQTRGPLRVQDKYQASVTELVARGTDGQGGFAIPLREGRQYVPGVHDPERVMDAVWQFHSVIGVSGVLSGKVTASSSFRSETAEVMGVKMRDHVTVSGIANQVRYGDISTFDQIPQSAVVGSVLAERLSLDIGSELILKNAGESRRYQVVAIFETGVRDYDKAWVFIPQREARQILNKMDGLTYLQVNLRDNDKAPQIAEQMKHAIWHDVDSWQESERVWLEVFRALRISSGITMSIIILIAGLGMFNTLAIIVMERQRDIAILRSMGYRRFDIAQIFLLQGAIVCAAGTVLGWIFAAALTYGVENLPIRIRGIFATDHFVVKWDPMHYVWAGVVTVIIVLGAAYIPARKAARIEPGDIIRGTSA from the coding sequence ATGAAGCTGAACCTGTTCATCGCTTGGCGCCTGCTCTGGGCCAAGAAACGGGCCATGGGCATGAGCCTCGCGGGCATTATCTGCGGGGTCGGCTTTTTTGTGCTGACGCAGGCCCAGACCAGCGGCTTCGAGGAATTTTTTATCCGCACCATCTGGCAGACGCGCGGCCCCCTGCGCGTGCAGGACAAGTACCAGGCGAGCGTGACGGAGTTGGTCGCGCGTGGGACGGACGGCCAAGGCGGCTTTGCCATCCCACTGCGCGAAGGGCGGCAATATGTCCCCGGCGTGCACGACCCGGAGCGTGTGATGGATGCCGTTTGGCAGTTCCACTCTGTGATCGGCGTCTCCGGCGTGCTTTCGGGCAAAGTCACCGCCAGCAGCAGCTTCCGCAGCGAGACGGCGGAGGTGATGGGCGTAAAGATGCGCGACCATGTGACGGTGAGCGGCATCGCCAACCAAGTCCGCTACGGTGATATTTCCACTTTCGACCAGATCCCGCAATCGGCAGTGGTCGGCAGCGTTTTGGCCGAGCGCCTGAGCCTCGACATCGGGAGCGAGCTGATCTTGAAAAACGCAGGTGAGTCTCGGCGTTACCAAGTGGTGGCGATCTTCGAGACTGGCGTGCGCGACTACGACAAAGCCTGGGTCTTTATCCCTCAACGGGAGGCGCGCCAGATCCTGAACAAGATGGATGGGCTGACTTACCTGCAGGTAAACCTGCGCGACAACGACAAGGCGCCTCAAATCGCCGAGCAGATGAAGCACGCCATCTGGCACGATGTGGATAGCTGGCAGGAGAGCGAGCGCGTGTGGCTGGAGGTATTCCGCGCCCTGCGCATTTCGTCGGGCATCACGATGAGCATCATCATCCTCATCGCTGGCCTCGGCATGTTCAACACGCTTGCGATCATCGTGATGGAGCGCCAGCGAGATATCGCGATCCTGCGCTCCATGGGCTACCGCCGCTTCGACATCGCGCAGATCTTCCTGCTGCAGGGCGCAATCGTCTGCGCTGCGGGCACCGTGCTGGGCTGGATCTTTGCCGCCGCGCTGACCTACGGCGTGGAAAACCTGCCCATCCGCATCCGCGGTATCTTTGCGACCGATCACTTTGTGGTGAAGTGGGACCCGATGCACTATGTGTGGGCGGGCGTTGTGACGGTTATTATCGTCCTGGGCGCGGCTTACATTCCGGCCCGCAAGGCGGCCCGCATCGAGCCGGGCGACATCATCCGGGGGACGAGCGCATGA
- a CDS encoding efflux RND transporter periplasmic adaptor subunit, which yields MKWLLRLGLPLLLIVAVWFLLGYMLRPSVLVVAAGRGTAVDAITGNVSVQARYDINVRSEAYGKIIGQPVDKGAFVKAGDVLSRQETTQTERKLEAFRVQLKAAQEVDALPLSQKFDIANLEEALESAKIAANVGQRSTVEVERLTRDLEKTENLAERSRIEQEKNVAYLQAQIALLELELEQLTVTAPYEGQIVDVFRYPGDLVHGATDLMRLVSNERRISMIISEEDFNGVELGQLVRVRLASRPNEEFTGEVSWIAPVANTVDKTRQVYVHVDAPIDVMAPGLTGEGYLVKNERQDTVIIPRRALIGHEVYVVSPSGRVEIRQVQPGFLGLNRAEIVEGVQEGELVIVEGQADLRTGDKVNVQRATEDELR from the coding sequence ATGAAGTGGCTTTTACGTCTTGGCCTGCCGTTGCTCTTGATTGTGGCGGTCTGGTTTCTTCTCGGCTATATGTTGCGGCCTTCCGTTTTGGTGGTCGCCGCCGGGCGCGGTACTGCCGTCGATGCCATTACAGGCAACGTGAGCGTGCAGGCACGGTACGACATCAACGTGCGCTCCGAGGCCTACGGCAAGATTATCGGCCAGCCAGTCGACAAGGGTGCGTTTGTCAAGGCGGGCGATGTGCTCTCGCGGCAAGAGACGACCCAGACGGAGCGTAAGCTCGAAGCCTTCCGCGTGCAGTTGAAAGCGGCCCAGGAGGTCGATGCGCTGCCTTTGTCGCAGAAGTTCGACATCGCCAACCTCGAAGAGGCTCTGGAGTCGGCCAAGATTGCGGCCAACGTAGGCCAGCGTTCCACGGTGGAAGTCGAGCGATTGACTCGCGACCTGGAAAAAACGGAAAACCTGGCCGAGCGCAGCAGGATCGAGCAGGAAAAGAACGTGGCCTACCTGCAGGCCCAGATCGCACTGCTGGAGCTTGAGCTGGAGCAGTTGACGGTGACGGCTCCTTACGAGGGCCAGATCGTGGACGTCTTTCGTTATCCGGGAGACCTCGTCCATGGGGCCACCGATCTGATGCGTCTCGTTTCGAATGAGCGCCGGATCAGTATGATCATCTCCGAAGAAGATTTTAATGGCGTGGAGCTGGGCCAACTCGTGCGGGTGCGTCTCGCCAGCAGGCCCAACGAAGAATTTACGGGCGAGGTGAGCTGGATTGCCCCCGTGGCCAATACGGTGGACAAGACGCGGCAAGTCTACGTCCATGTAGATGCGCCGATCGACGTGATGGCGCCCGGCTTGACAGGGGAGGGCTACCTCGTGAAGAACGAGCGGCAAGACACGGTGATCATCCCGCGCCGGGCCTTGATCGGCCACGAAGTCTACGTCGTCAGCCCTTCCGGCAGGGTCGAGATCCGCCAGGTGCAGCCCGGCTTCCTCGGCCTCAACCGGGCGGAGATCGTCGAGGGTGTCCAGGAGGGCGAGCTGGTGATCGTCGAAGGTCAGGCCGACCTGCGCACGGGAGACAAGGTGAACGTCCAGCGCGCCACCGAAGACGAACTCCGTTAA
- a CDS encoding TolC family protein, with protein sequence MPLALPVAMWAQESPEQRQMVGASDPRAFFPEYYFPALQPVLLASIQDSPAAIVQGARLEETDALLDRARTDYNWHVQAYARYVGGYEIREDIDNQTRQYTYGNVVGRRPLYHWGKIDAREAQAVAQKTAMTAEVNMELQNHLLSVREIYLRALAAQDRKALADESLRIANRAVDGVRQLFENGQVSEAQYLELQVQFQEAEERVTASEREYTYRLNQLERALGRDDVATLLEGVEFPEVEPWTREQLQAWEQQILAGNLLGDWEQQRYDALQEQQEKEIFVAKRRYLPDINLEVGINTDRLDDINNEDSVLRTYGYGGLSLDWMIWDGWRAKADQRIARSRLLRLDLEERMRREENVRQAKALVEELNFLRLQIDSRERRAQLVHRQLELDAELGGRSEMTAQDRLRHQLSYESLRQDARDLRINYLLSLARLGLLAFNDPILSDS encoded by the coding sequence TTGCCACTGGCTCTCCCGGTGGCGATGTGGGCGCAGGAGTCACCCGAACAGCGTCAAATGGTTGGCGCCAGCGATCCCCGGGCGTTTTTCCCGGAGTATTACTTCCCGGCGCTGCAACCGGTGCTGCTGGCGAGTATCCAGGATTCGCCCGCCGCGATCGTGCAGGGCGCGCGTCTGGAGGAGACCGATGCATTGCTAGACCGCGCCCGGACGGATTACAACTGGCACGTGCAGGCCTACGCCCGCTATGTCGGCGGTTACGAAATCCGCGAAGACATCGACAACCAGACGCGCCAGTATACCTACGGCAACGTGGTCGGCCGTCGCCCGCTCTACCACTGGGGCAAGATCGACGCTCGGGAAGCCCAGGCCGTGGCGCAGAAGACCGCCATGACGGCGGAGGTAAACATGGAGCTGCAGAACCACCTGCTGAGCGTGCGCGAGATCTATTTGCGTGCGCTGGCGGCCCAGGATCGCAAGGCCTTGGCCGACGAGTCGCTCCGCATCGCCAACCGCGCCGTCGACGGGGTTCGCCAGCTCTTTGAAAACGGTCAGGTCTCCGAAGCTCAGTATCTGGAGCTGCAGGTGCAGTTTCAGGAAGCCGAGGAGCGTGTGACCGCCTCCGAGCGCGAGTACACCTACCGCCTCAATCAGCTCGAGCGCGCCTTGGGTCGCGACGATGTGGCGACTTTGCTCGAAGGGGTCGAATTCCCCGAAGTCGAGCCTTGGACCCGCGAGCAGTTGCAGGCTTGGGAGCAGCAGATTCTCGCCGGCAACCTGCTGGGCGACTGGGAGCAGCAGCGCTACGACGCCCTGCAGGAGCAGCAGGAAAAGGAGATTTTTGTGGCCAAGCGCCGCTACCTGCCCGACATCAATCTCGAAGTCGGCATCAATACCGACCGCCTCGACGATATCAACAACGAGGATTCGGTCTTGCGCACCTACGGCTACGGCGGCCTCTCGCTCGACTGGATGATCTGGGACGGCTGGCGTGCGAAGGCGGACCAACGCATCGCCCGCTCTCGCCTCTTGCGCCTCGACCTGGAGGAGCGCATGCGACGCGAGGAAAATGTCCGCCAAGCCAAGGCATTGGTCGAAGAGTTGAATTTCCTGCGCCTGCAGATCGATTCGCGCGAGCGCCGCGCGCAGCTCGTCCATCGCCAGCTCGAGCTGGACGCAGAGCTGGGAGGGCGCTCGGAAATGACCGCCCAAGACCGCCTGCGCCATCAGTTGAGCTACGAAAGCCTGAGGCAGGACGCTCGCGACCTGCGCATCAACTACTTGCTGAGCCTCGCCCGTCTCGGGCTGCTGGCCTTTAACGACCCGATTTTATCCGACTCATGA
- a CDS encoding glycosyltransferase family 4 protein: MKIVVWQDHLRNGGTERQTLWLARHFQERQHAVELLLHRAGGRLYEQAADSGLKVRVLQPRASTSDMWAPKLTRYLQEVGPCVVLSMGRVANLYAGWVQLRCPKAVVVGTVRTGKALSPLSYWSLKRTRGVIANSEWWRQRLLRQGFAPEQVTTVYNSLLWPEANDAERRQQAREQLRAANGVSPETCVFLKVAGFRRGKRHRDLLQAFQNLLQQNPGLDCQLWLVGEGPETPSCQRWVRQQQMSKQVRFFGYQTNPQTFYAAADVAVSSSREDSLPNFLVEAQSSALPAVAIGYRGVAETFVEGESGVLIDQRDLPGMVAALQQLALDPELRRRMGEAAAAHAKVRFAPVPQADAVLRFLENRVALSGGKGWPPPLPQPDLP, encoded by the coding sequence GTGAAAATCGTTGTCTGGCAGGATCATTTGCGTAATGGGGGCACAGAGCGGCAGACGCTCTGGCTGGCCCGCCATTTCCAGGAGCGGCAGCACGCGGTCGAGCTGCTGCTGCACCGCGCTGGTGGGCGGCTCTACGAGCAGGCGGCCGATTCCGGGCTCAAGGTGCGCGTGCTGCAACCTCGTGCCTCGACGAGCGACATGTGGGCTCCCAAGTTGACGCGCTACCTGCAGGAGGTGGGGCCGTGCGTCGTCCTCAGCATGGGGCGGGTGGCCAACCTCTACGCGGGCTGGGTCCAGTTGCGTTGCCCCAAGGCCGTTGTGGTGGGTACGGTGCGGACGGGCAAGGCGCTCTCGCCCCTTTCTTACTGGTCGCTCAAGCGCACCCGCGGCGTCATCGCCAACAGCGAGTGGTGGCGGCAACGGCTGTTGCGGCAGGGCTTTGCGCCCGAGCAGGTGACGACGGTCTACAATTCGCTGCTCTGGCCCGAGGCAAACGACGCGGAGCGCCGACAGCAGGCCCGCGAACAGTTGCGAGCTGCCAATGGGGTGAGCCCCGAGACCTGCGTTTTTCTGAAGGTGGCCGGTTTTCGCCGGGGCAAGCGCCACCGCGACCTGCTGCAGGCGTTTCAAAACCTGCTGCAGCAAAACCCCGGGCTGGATTGCCAGCTGTGGCTGGTGGGCGAGGGGCCGGAGACGCCTTCTTGCCAGCGTTGGGTGCGCCAGCAGCAGATGAGCAAGCAGGTCCGCTTTTTCGGCTACCAGACCAATCCGCAGACCTTTTATGCGGCGGCGGATGTAGCGGTATCGTCTTCGCGGGAAGATTCGTTGCCCAATTTCCTGGTCGAGGCGCAGTCGTCGGCCCTTCCGGCGGTGGCGATCGGTTATCGAGGGGTGGCGGAGACCTTTGTCGAAGGCGAGTCGGGCGTGTTGATCGACCAACGCGATTTGCCGGGCATGGTGGCGGCCTTGCAGCAGCTGGCCCTAGATCCGGAGCTGCGGCGCCGGATGGGCGAGGCGGCGGCGGCGCATGCCAAGGTACGGTTTGCCCCGGTGCCGCAGGCGGATGCCGTCTTGCGTTTTCTGGAAAACCGTGTCGCTTTGTCCGGTGGAAAAGGTTGGCCCCCTCCGCTTCCGCAGCCGGATCTGCCGTAA
- a CDS encoding SDR family NAD(P)-dependent oxidoreductase, with the protein MPSPTPGLAVVTGARSGLGAAIAEGLRASGYHVVGTSRSVDPAWSGEWRALELADPASVERFLAENVDLVEQAQVWINSAGAGCCGPFADWPADSVREQLEVLLAGPMRLSHAVFAAMSRRRSGCLVNVSSLSVEFPLPYLPVYNAAKAGLSQLSQSLLLEAPAGVSVIDFQPGDFRTAFNQNMRRIGTSDSRMDRVWQHLERHLQAGPPAEAVAGVLLRAIQRGHRGRLRAGTFFQTRLAPFGAGLLPPRLRRRAHLAYYGVKEIGA; encoded by the coding sequence ATGCCCAGTCCTACCCCAGGCCTTGCTGTCGTGACCGGAGCGCGCTCCGGCTTGGGCGCCGCTATCGCGGAAGGCTTGCGGGCATCCGGGTATCACGTGGTGGGCACGAGCCGAAGCGTGGACCCGGCGTGGTCGGGCGAATGGCGGGCGCTGGAGCTGGCCGACCCGGCTTCGGTCGAGCGCTTTCTGGCCGAGAATGTCGACCTCGTCGAGCAGGCGCAGGTGTGGATCAACAGTGCGGGTGCAGGCTGCTGCGGGCCCTTTGCGGACTGGCCGGCCGACTCGGTCCGCGAGCAGTTGGAGGTGTTGCTGGCCGGGCCCATGCGTTTGAGCCATGCGGTTTTTGCCGCGATGAGCCGTAGGCGCAGCGGTTGCCTCGTCAACGTCAGCTCGCTCTCGGTCGAGTTTCCGCTGCCCTACCTGCCGGTGTACAATGCCGCCAAGGCGGGGCTAAGCCAATTATCCCAGTCGCTGCTGCTGGAAGCCCCCGCCGGCGTGTCGGTCATTGACTTCCAGCCCGGAGATTTCCGTACTGCCTTCAACCAGAATATGCGGCGAATCGGCACCAGTGACTCGAGGATGGACCGGGTGTGGCAACACCTGGAGCGGCACCTGCAGGCCGGTCCGCCGGCAGAAGCGGTGGCGGGCGTGCTCTTGCGCGCGATCCAGCGGGGCCACCGTGGGCGGCTGCGGGCGGGCACCTTCTTTCAAACGCGGCTGGCTCCGTTCGGCGCCGGTCTGTTGCCTCCCCGGTTGCGCCGACGCGCACACCTCGCTTACTACGGGGTGAAGGAAATTGGCGCGTGA
- a CDS encoding glycosyltransferase family 4 protein, which yields MSWPRGVHLLTHEFYPRRGGIATYTLGLAQAAAHAGHDVHVWAPQHSALREQDWPFTLHELPIPGTEDWSDRWKLRQALRAAQVDWAQAQVCLVDPGPLRLWLYARWLGLPRPARLSVVFHGSELNRCTRWLHRRLLLRQLTLQADRVGVVSSYVGQLYLQHYDRPRTGSLVRIPGAPLESFQPLPPEGRDRPRLKLLTVARIHRRKGQHRVIEALGQLSLDLRRRWEYVLVGPARDPAYKAELEQLARQHGIRVTFAGAVPDAELPRHYATADVFVLPSEPHGASVEGLGLVLLEAAAASLPVVAPRHGGMPEAVAHNRNGLLLPPGSTNALAAALERLTQDASLRHRLGSAGPDWVREQFSWARNVQALFSDRVPSCCNFGRPMGSN from the coding sequence ATGTCTTGGCCGCGCGGAGTACACTTGCTCACGCATGAATTCTACCCCCGGCGCGGCGGAATCGCGACCTACACCCTCGGGCTGGCCCAGGCGGCCGCCCACGCGGGGCACGACGTCCACGTCTGGGCACCTCAACACTCCGCCCTGCGCGAGCAAGACTGGCCCTTTACGCTTCACGAGCTGCCCATCCCCGGCACCGAAGACTGGAGCGACCGCTGGAAACTGCGTCAGGCTCTACGCGCCGCGCAGGTCGACTGGGCCCAGGCGCAAGTCTGCCTCGTCGACCCCGGGCCGCTGCGCCTCTGGCTCTACGCCCGTTGGCTCGGGCTGCCCCGCCCGGCCCGCCTCAGCGTCGTCTTCCACGGCTCGGAGCTCAACCGCTGCACGCGCTGGCTCCACCGGCGCCTCCTGCTGCGCCAGTTGACCTTGCAGGCCGACCGCGTGGGCGTCGTCTCCAGCTATGTCGGTCAGCTCTACCTGCAACATTACGATCGACCCCGCACGGGCAGCCTCGTCCGCATCCCCGGCGCGCCGCTGGAAAGCTTCCAGCCCCTGCCGCCGGAGGGGCGCGACCGCCCGCGCCTGAAGCTGCTCACGGTGGCGCGCATCCACCGGCGCAAAGGCCAGCACCGCGTGATCGAGGCCCTCGGGCAGCTCTCGCTCGACCTGCGCCGCAGGTGGGAATACGTGCTGGTGGGCCCCGCCCGCGACCCTGCCTACAAGGCCGAGCTGGAGCAACTGGCGCGGCAACACGGCATCCGCGTGACCTTCGCGGGCGCGGTGCCCGATGCCGAGCTGCCGCGCCACTACGCCACTGCCGACGTGTTTGTGCTGCCCAGCGAGCCCCACGGGGCCAGCGTCGAGGGCCTGGGCCTCGTCTTGCTGGAGGCCGCCGCCGCCAGCCTGCCCGTCGTCGCCCCCCGCCACGGCGGGATGCCGGAGGCCGTAGCGCATAACCGCAACGGGCTGTTGCTACCCCCTGGCAGTACAAACGCCCTCGCCGCCGCCCTCGAACGCTTGACGCAAGACGCTTCCTTGCGTCATCGTCTCGGGTCAGCAGGGCCCGACTGGGTCCGGGAGCAGTTCAGCTGGGCGCGCAACGTCCAGGCTCTGTTTTCCGACCGAGTCCCGTCATGCTGCAACTTTGGCCGCCCCATGGGGTCTAACTAA